A single region of the Salvia miltiorrhiza cultivar Shanhuang (shh) chromosome 8, IMPLAD_Smil_shh, whole genome shotgun sequence genome encodes:
- the LOC131000958 gene encoding DNA replication licensing factor MCM4, with the protein MASDSSPVNTHDGPSSPDAWPTSPVSNTVSSPGERSRRKRGRHSSYATPSPMPSGSRVRTPEATPTPSSNARRRGRGRRQSTTPTAGATPTSNDDVPPSSDAGEGNEDEPPVVYVWGTNISVQDVNAAILRFLRHFREDPQQIEGKYMRMINHVIEMEGDSLDVDAQDVYDYDSDLYTKMVRYPLEVLAIFDMVLMDMVGRINPLFEKHIQARIFNLRSSTSMRNLNPSDVEKMVSLKGMIIRCSSIIPEIREAVFRCLVCGYYSDPIVVERGRINEPTVCAKQECLSKNSMTLVHNRCRFADKQVVRVQETPDDIPDGGTPHTVTLLMHDKLVDAGKPGDRVEVTGIYRAMSVRVGQTQRTVKSIFKTYIDCLHLKTTDKSRMDVQDPMETENGASQGDDDSTQKYEINVEQLKELSRQPDIYEKLTRSLAPNIWELDDVKRGLLCQLFGGNALKLPSGASFRGDINILLVGDPGTSKSQLLQYIHKLSPRGIYTSGRGSSAVGLTAYVAKDPETGETVLESGALVLSDRGICCIDEFDKMSDNARSMLHEVMEQQTVSIAKAGIIASLNARTSVLACANPIGSRYNPRLSVIDNIHLPPTLLSRFDLIYLILDKADEQTDRRLAKHIVALHFENPNSSHHDVIDLPTLTAYVNYARKHIHPQLSDEAAEELTRGYVEMRKRGNFPGSSKKVITATPRQIESLIRLSEALARIRFSELVEKSDVIEAFRLLEVAMQQSATDHSTGTIDMDLITTGVSASERMRRENLVSATRSLIMDKLTIGGSSARLMELLEELKKQNPGGAEVHLSDLRTAMATLSAEGFLVVHGDSVKRI; encoded by the exons ATGGCTTCCGATTCTTCTCCTGTCAACACGCACGACG GTCCGTCGTCTCCGGATGCGTGGCCGACGAGCCCAGTCAGCAACACAGTATCATCTCCTGGAGAGCGCTCGCGCCGGAAACGTGGCCGTCATTCCAGCTACGCTACGCCGTCACCGATGCCGTCAGGTTCGCGTGTCAGAACACCCGAGGCAACTCCAACGCCCTCTAGTAACGCTCGACGTCGTGGCCGAGGTAGGAGGCAGTCGACCACCCCTACTGCTGGTGCCACGCCGACCTCGAATGATGATGTCCCGCCGTCTTCAGATGCTGGTGAAGGGAATGAGGATGAGCCTCCGGTAGTGTACGTTTGGGGCACGAATATTAGCGTGCAAGATGTTAATGCGGCAATTTTGAGGTTCTTGAGGCATTTCAGGGAAGATCCTCAGCAAATTGAGGGGAAATATATGAGAATGATTAATCATGTAATTGAAATGGAGGGTGATTCGCTTGATGTTGATGCACAAGATGTGTATGATTACGATAGTGACCTGTATACTAAAATGGTTAGGTATCCTCTTGAGGTGCTAGCTATATTTGATATGGTATTGATGGACATGGTGGGGAGAATCAATCCTTTATTCGAGAAGCACATACAAGCCAGGATATTTAATCTTAGGAGTTCAACTTCAATGAGAAATCTTAACCCCTCTG ATGTTGAAAAGATGGTTTCTTTGAAAGGGATGATTATTCGTTGTAGCTCCATTATACCTGAGATCAGAGAAGCCGTATTTAGATGCCTGGTCTGTGGTTATTACTCTGACCCAATTGTTGTTGAAAGAG GAAGAATCAACGAGCCAACAGTTTGTGCGAAGCAAGAATGTCTCTCCAAAAACTCCATGACCCTTGTTCACAATAGGTGCAG ATTTGCTGATAAGCAAGTTGTGAGAGTCCAAGAGACGCCAGATGACATCCCGGATGGAGGAACACCACACACTGTGACATTGTTAATGCACGACAAGTTGGTTGATGCTGGCAAGCCCGGCGACAGGGTAGAG GTTACGGGAATTTACAGGGCTATGAGTGTCAGAGTTGGTCAGACGCAGAGGACAGTGAAGTCAATTTTCAAG ACTTACATTGATTGTCTTCATCTAAAGACAACGGATAAGTCAAGAATGGATGTACAGGATCCAATGGAAACTGAAAATGGAGCAAGCCAGGGGGATGATGATTCAACTCAGAAATATGAAATCAAT GTGGAACAATTAAAAGAACTATCCAGACAGCCTGATATATATGAGAAGTTGACTAGATCTTTGGCGCCAAACATATGGGAGTTGGATGACGTAAAGAGAGGCCTTCTTTGCCAG CTTTTTGGAGGGAATGCATTGAAGTTGCCATCTGGTGCTAGCTTCAGAGGTGATATAAATATTCTCCTTGTTGGGGATCCTGGAACCAGCAAATCGCAGCTTCTCCAGTACATTCATAAGCTCTCTCCTCGTGGTATATACACTAGTGGGAGAGGAAGCTCTGCTGTGGGGCTAACTGCTTATGTGGCCAAGGATCCTGAGACTGGTGAAACA GTCCTGGAGAGTGGAGCCTTGGTTTTGAGTGACAGAGGCATCTGTTGTATTGATGAATTCGACAAAATGTCTGACAATGCAAGAAGCATGTTGCATGAG GTGATGGAGCAGCAAACTGTATCAATTGCGAAGGCAGGAATAATTGCTTCCCTAAATGCAAGAACTTCAGTGCTCGCTTGTGCCAACCCAATTGGTTCACGCTATAACCCTCGCTTGTCAGTGATTGATAATATCCACCTTCCTCCTACTTTATTGTCCAG GTTTGATCTGATCTATTTGATTCTTGACAAGGCTGATGAGCAGACAGATAGGCGCTTGGCAAAGCACATTGTGGCATTACACTTCGAAAATCCTAAT AGCTCCCATCATGATGTCATTGACCTGCCAACTTTGACTGCTTATGTGAACTACGCACGAAAACATATACACCCACAATTATCAGATGAAGCTGCAGAGGAGTTGACAAGGGGGTATGTGGAGATGAGGAAAAGAGGAAATTTCCCAGGAAGCAGCAAGAAG GTCATAACTGCGACCCCAAGGCAAATTGAAAGTTTGATACGCCTCAGTGAGGCTTTGGCACGGATTCGTTTCTCAGAATTG GTTGAGAAGTCGGATGTAATCGAGGCTTTTAGGCTTCTCGAGGTGGCAATGCAACAGTCTGCAACAGACCATTCGACGG GAACCATTGATATGGACCTGATCACGACGGGGGTATCCGCAAGTGAAAGAATGAGGCGGGAGAATCTGGTGTCGGCCACGCGCAGCCTCATTATGGACAAGTTGACAATAGGAGGGTCGTCAGCTCGCTTGATGGAG TTACTTGAAGAGTTGAAGAAGCAGAATCCCGGTGGTGCTGAGGTGCACCTTAGTGAT CTTCGAACTGCTATGGCGACTCTTTCAGCTGAAGGCTTCCTCGTTGTTCACGGTGACTCTGTTAAGAGAATTTAG
- the LOC131000959 gene encoding E3 ubiquitin-protein ligase RSL1-like, with product MGNALPKSPQIALPHHHHQQEEESEREFTCEICVEPAPTSERKFRNGDKCCHPFCTECVAKYIRVEVEDNNAARIKCPAVGCRHALDPLDCAALVGPALFVRWCDVLCESAIVGMERCYCPNLSCNVLIVNECGGVARKSKCPNCKDLFCFDCKRVWHAGFPCEESGAPRDANDVAFGMLVEHNRWRRCPRCRHFVDLIEGCPIVRCRCGSSFCYRCEVLVDRPWCRCMTSSLRQCRVWCYRICLLIIFLNLALFFLVWGIKKHKRMKK from the exons ATGGGAAACGCTCTGCCCAAATCCCCCCAAATCGCACTACCCCATCACCATCATCAACAAGAAGAAGAATCCGAGCGCGAATTCACCTGCGAAATCTGCGTGGAGCCGGCGCCGACTTCGGAGAGGAAGTTCCGGAACGGCGACAAGTGCTGCCACCCGTTCTGCACCGAGTGCGTGGCGAAGTACATCCGCGTGGAGGTGGAGGACAACAACGCCGCCCGCATCAAGTGCCCCGCCGTGGGCTGCCGCCACGCGCTCGACCCGCTCGACTGCGCGGCGCTGGTGGGCCCGGCTCTGTTCGTGCGGTGGTGCGACGTGCTCTGCGAGTCGGCGATCGTGGGGATGGAGAGGTGCTACTGCCCTAATCTGAGCTGCAACGTGCTCATCGTGAACGAGTGCGGCGGAGTCGCCAGGAAATCCAAGTGCCCCAACTGTAAGGACCTCTTCTGCTTCGACTGCAAGAGGGTTTGGCACGCCGGCTTCCCCTGCGAAGAGAGCGGGGCCCCCAGGGATGCCAACGACGTCGCTTTTGGGATGCTGGTCGAGCACAACAGGTGGAGGAGATGCCCGCGCTGCAGGCATTTCGTCGACCTCATCGAGGGCTGCCCCATTGTTAGATGCAG ATGTGGGAGCAGTTTCTGCTACCGTTGTGAAGTACTGGTTGATCGGCCGTGGTGCCGTTGCATGACTAGTTCTCTACGTCAGTGCCGTGTTTGGTGCTACAGAATTTGTTTACTTATCATCTTCCTCAATCTTGCACTTTTTTTCTTGGTGTGGGGAATCAAGAAACACAAACGAATGAAGAAATAG
- the LOC131000960 gene encoding E3 ubiquitin-protein ligase RSL1-like, with protein MGNTLQKLPQFSQHRELQLRGQTNHQQSSEFEDDGNREFTCEICIEPASKRFRNAGRCSHPFCTDCVVKYIRAKLDDGAGDIMCPGLGCGHSLDPTACTEVVGTDLFVRWCDALCEAAILGAERCYCPYRNCNVLIVNECGGIVRKSKCPSCKRPLCFQCKRVWHAGFGCDESGEARDRNDVAFGRLAEQNKWKRCPRCRHFVELLEGCRIVKCRCGISFCYKCGKQVEQHWCRCDRTSLCCEWCFRVSILVIFLTFAFFFFTWGQSLRNNTPT; from the exons ATGGGAAACACTCTGCAAAAGCTCCCCCAATTTTCACAACACCGAGAATTACAACTCCGAGGTCAAACTAATCATCAACAATCGTCGGAGTTTGAAGACGACGGCAATCGAGAATTCACCTGCGAAATCTGCATCGAGCCGGCCTCCAAGAGGTTCAGGAACGCCGGCAGATGCTCCCACCCTTTCTGCACCGACTGCGTGGTCAAGTACATCCGCGCTAAGCTCGACGACGGCGCCGGGGACATCATGTGCCCGGGGTTGGGGTGCGGGCACTCGCTGGACCCGACGGCGTGCACGGAGGTGGTGGGGACGGACCTGTTCGTGCGGTGGTGTGACGCGCTGTGCGAGGCGGCGATTCTCGGGGCGGAGAGGTGCTACTGCCCCTACAGGAACTGCAACGTGCTGATCGTCAACGAGTGCGGCGGAATTGTGCGGAAATCCAAGTGCCCTAGCTGTAAGAGACCCTTGTGCTTCCAGTGTAAAAGGGTTTGGCACGCGGGGTTTGGGTGCGACGAGAGCGGGGAGGCCAGGGATCGCAATGACGTCGCATTTGGGAGGCTGGCCGAGCAGAACAAGTGGAAGAGGTGCCCTCGCTGTAGGCATTTTGTCGAACTGCTTGAAGGCTGCCGGATCGTCAAATGCAG ATGTGGGATTAGTTTCTGCTACAAGTGTGGAAAGCAGGTTGAGCAGCACTGGTGTCGTTGTGACCGAACCTCTCTCTGTTGCGAATGGTGCTTCAGAGTTTCCATACTTGTTATCTTCCTCACCTTCGCCTTCTTTTTCTTTACTTGGGGCCAAAGCCTTAGGAATAATACTCCTACATAA